From a single Arthrobacter sp. SLBN-112 genomic region:
- the hpf gene encoding ribosome hibernation-promoting factor, HPF/YfiA family gives MEFMISGRNLTVSDRFREYAGEKIAKIESLGDKVQRVDAKVSKETNARQTGDQLTVEVTVLGRGPVIRAEASAADKFAAFDLAYNKLLERLRRAKDRKKVHHGRHTPKAVREATASLEPASAHEPLYLEANHRNEAVAAPEDKSPYDVDNDIPAGNSPVLIRRKVFPAASLSLDDAVDNMELVGHDFYLFVDKATNTPSVVYRRRGWTYGVITLDHECEPGDTVVEEKILAYRSDDAAANA, from the coding sequence ATGGAGTTTATGATCAGCGGACGAAATCTGACAGTTTCAGACCGGTTCCGCGAATATGCCGGGGAAAAGATCGCGAAAATCGAGTCGCTGGGTGACAAGGTCCAGCGGGTCGACGCGAAAGTCTCCAAGGAGACCAATGCCCGGCAGACCGGCGACCAGCTGACAGTTGAAGTGACAGTCCTGGGCCGCGGACCCGTAATCCGTGCCGAAGCGAGCGCCGCAGACAAGTTTGCCGCCTTTGACCTCGCGTACAACAAACTGCTTGAGCGGCTGCGCCGGGCCAAGGACCGCAAGAAGGTCCACCATGGCCGCCACACTCCCAAGGCCGTCCGCGAGGCCACCGCCTCACTTGAGCCCGCCAGTGCCCATGAACCGCTGTATCTTGAGGCCAACCACCGGAATGAAGCGGTGGCAGCCCCCGAAGACAAATCCCCGTACGATGTCGACAACGACATCCCGGCTGGAAACTCGCCGGTACTGATCCGGCGCAAGGTCTTTCCCGCTGCGTCCCTCTCCCTCGACGATGCCGTAGACAACATGGAGCTTGTCGGCCATGACTTCTACCTCTTCGTGGACAAGGCGACCAACACGCCCTCCGTCGTGTACCGCCGGCGCGGCTGGACCTATGGGGTCATCACCCTGGACCATGAATGCGAGCCGGGAGACACAGTGGTGGAGGAAAAGATCCTCGCCTACCGCTCCGACGACGCCGCCGCCAACGCTTAG
- a CDS encoding ComF family protein, translating to MNGLFGRTGTAASGHQGIRRTDPDLQPSPPWAALHRGEHEAGLLRLIDWLAGALVDLLALAVPVDCVCCGAEDSTLCPSCAGRIRQLTRQPFRAESGAPALMDVAGTIMLPVVAAGVYRDELAQGLLSFKRHGQHQLGRSLGRALAGAVRAAVPDGSGFLLIPVPTSTAAYVHRGFSPVHLLLKEAVRQLSGVGVADVLAKTAASGPLLPGSHGSGGRNGAAGQKGLGRGARSQRVRGSMRVKRGGRALVAGRSCIIIDDVLTTGATVGEAARALYLAGAKVRGAVVLAATRPPDTKDPGAMAASPLGTHHDLEKNKPGKDE from the coding sequence GTGAATGGCCTATTCGGCAGGACCGGCACAGCCGCTTCCGGGCATCAGGGAATCCGGAGGACGGATCCGGACCTTCAACCATCCCCACCCTGGGCGGCGCTGCACCGGGGTGAACACGAGGCAGGGCTCCTGCGCCTCATCGATTGGCTTGCCGGCGCCCTGGTGGATCTGCTGGCTCTGGCAGTCCCGGTGGACTGTGTGTGCTGCGGTGCCGAAGACAGCACGTTGTGCCCATCCTGTGCCGGCCGCATCCGCCAGCTGACCAGGCAGCCGTTCCGGGCGGAAAGCGGAGCTCCCGCACTCATGGATGTCGCCGGGACCATTATGCTTCCCGTTGTGGCCGCGGGCGTGTACCGGGACGAGCTGGCGCAGGGACTGCTGTCGTTCAAGCGGCACGGCCAGCATCAGCTTGGCAGGAGCCTTGGTCGGGCGCTCGCCGGGGCAGTCAGGGCGGCAGTCCCGGATGGCAGTGGTTTCCTGCTGATCCCCGTCCCCACCAGCACAGCGGCCTACGTCCACCGGGGGTTCAGCCCGGTCCACCTGCTCCTGAAAGAGGCGGTTCGGCAGCTTTCAGGCGTCGGTGTCGCGGACGTACTGGCCAAAACCGCCGCGTCGGGGCCTTTGCTGCCCGGCAGCCATGGATCGGGCGGCAGGAATGGTGCGGCGGGTCAAAAGGGATTGGGGAGGGGAGCCCGCTCGCAGCGCGTCCGGGGGTCGATGCGGGTCAAGCGCGGGGGCCGTGCACTGGTTGCAGGGCGCTCCTGCATCATCATCGATGACGTCCTGACAACCGGCGCCACGGTCGGTGAAGCAGCCCGCGCACTGTACCTCGCCGGCGCCAAGGTAAGGGGCGCCGTCGTGCTGGCCGCGACACGCCCACCCGACACCAAGGACCCGGGCGCCATGGCCGCCAGCCCGCTCGGGACCCACCATGACTTAGAAAAAAATAAACCGGGAAAGGATGAATAA
- a CDS encoding LpqB family beta-propeller domain-containing protein encodes MRASGSQAKYPAALLALLIVLLSGCARIPTYGPVGKSSESSAGNVSAPVFLPAAPQPGASPETIIDYFYRAGSGYEDDYAVARQYLTQASAVSWKPDKRALVYREARVVPTETENVFHYELDVSYMVDADGIATQSPPGTVERIPVTVTQVDGEWRISAIPDGTAIAEETFKVIYGAYPIYFYDPTFTYAIPDVRWFLKNKTVKAMTSALLAGPAPYLRGAVASAFPSGIKLARESVPVVSGAAQVDLTAKELTETSAEDRLRMQMQLTLTFRSQPDVVNVELRANQDLVRVEDNGSVLPPVLDKTVPSRQIAISGNELVRYENNRVSPLPDMQPVSALNPRYPAESPVSQTAAFLNDGRTTLYSISPGQPARALTTRSTLSRPTFSINDWVWTAGPGATGATEVVAFHPAGVAEGAAVPTVTLAPSWLAGRTIKEFRVSRDGVRALVISEQNGKSKVQVTGVIRAADGTPRELTAPITLVTATDPDQGVWVNGTTVAVMKGAAGSNVTPELLSLTSGQPQQLAPWPGLVAISAGNGVDDIYVQSGEGIFQRLGNGWSPQIKGPIDPAFPG; translated from the coding sequence ATGAGGGCCAGCGGAAGCCAGGCGAAGTACCCGGCGGCACTGCTTGCCCTGCTGATCGTCCTCCTCTCAGGCTGCGCACGGATCCCCACCTACGGGCCGGTGGGAAAAAGCAGCGAAAGCAGCGCCGGCAACGTCAGCGCACCCGTGTTCCTCCCGGCAGCACCGCAGCCGGGGGCGTCGCCGGAGACCATCATCGACTATTTCTACCGGGCCGGCAGCGGCTACGAGGACGACTATGCGGTGGCCCGCCAATACCTGACCCAGGCGTCGGCCGTGTCCTGGAAACCGGACAAACGCGCGCTGGTATACCGGGAGGCGCGCGTTGTCCCCACCGAGACTGAAAACGTCTTCCACTATGAGCTTGATGTCTCCTACATGGTGGACGCCGACGGCATCGCCACCCAGTCGCCGCCGGGAACTGTGGAACGCATCCCGGTGACGGTGACCCAGGTGGACGGAGAATGGCGGATCTCCGCGATTCCGGACGGGACTGCCATTGCCGAAGAAACGTTCAAGGTGATCTACGGTGCCTACCCCATCTACTTCTACGACCCCACCTTCACCTACGCCATTCCTGACGTCCGCTGGTTCCTGAAGAACAAGACCGTCAAAGCCATGACCAGCGCACTGCTGGCCGGGCCGGCTCCATACCTGCGCGGCGCCGTCGCCAGTGCCTTTCCCTCAGGGATCAAGCTGGCCCGCGAATCGGTGCCGGTGGTGTCCGGGGCGGCCCAGGTGGACCTGACGGCGAAGGAGCTGACGGAAACATCCGCGGAGGACCGCCTCCGGATGCAGATGCAGCTGACCCTGACATTCCGCAGCCAGCCCGACGTTGTCAACGTTGAGCTGCGGGCCAACCAGGACCTGGTGCGCGTGGAGGACAACGGGTCCGTTCTTCCACCGGTGCTGGACAAGACCGTGCCGTCACGCCAGATCGCCATCAGCGGCAACGAACTGGTGCGGTACGAAAACAACCGCGTCTCGCCGCTGCCCGACATGCAGCCGGTGTCCGCGCTCAACCCCCGCTATCCGGCGGAATCTCCGGTGTCGCAGACGGCCGCCTTCCTCAATGACGGCCGCACCACCCTGTACAGCATCAGCCCCGGCCAGCCCGCCCGTGCCCTGACCACCCGGAGTACCCTCAGCCGGCCAACCTTCAGTATCAATGACTGGGTGTGGACGGCTGGACCCGGTGCCACTGGAGCCACGGAAGTAGTGGCTTTCCATCCGGCCGGCGTCGCAGAGGGTGCCGCCGTCCCGACCGTGACGCTGGCACCTTCCTGGCTTGCCGGCCGGACAATCAAGGAATTCCGCGTCTCGCGCGACGGCGTGCGCGCCCTGGTCATATCCGAACAAAACGGGAAGTCCAAGGTGCAGGTAACGGGCGTAATCCGTGCCGCCGACGGCACTCCGCGGGAACTGACCGCCCCCATAACCCTGGTCACCGCCACCGACCCCGACCAAGGGGTCTGGGTCAATGGCACTACCGTTGCCGTCATGAAGGGGGCTGCCGGTTCGAATGTCACGCCTGAGCTGCTGTCCCTCACGTCCGGACAGCCGCAGCAGCTTGCCCCGTGGCCGGGGCTTGTGGCCATCAGCGCGGGAAACGGCGTCGACGACATCTACGTCCAGTCGGGGGAGGGGATCTTCCAGCGCCTGGGCAATGGCTGGTCCCCGCAAATCAAGGGCCCCATCGACCCGGCGTTCCCCGGCTGA
- the mtrB gene encoding MtrAB system histidine kinase MtrB — protein MAFRARIWQRRALIVALRVARLVRTGVRRFLPGLRYLGRALQRRWRRSLQFRTVLTTLMLAVVSFAVVGAYLSNQIANNLFQERLTQAESETRYNVKQVQETFDGAQVTDQSSVITLVYDTLNAVEGRGSVIQRRYVFEAMPEQTKPRNRWVESRASDQLTVSVIPPELRKAVQQSGKDQYWASTVIPVGTEDRPGIAVGNKVTFNGTVYELYLIYDLNTAQQTLNEIQSVLWAGGAVLVLLIGAVAWYVTRNVVSPVSHAAMVSEKLAAGQLQERMVVKGEDEVARLGASFNHMAASLQEQITQLATLSQMQQRFVSDVSHELRTPLTTVRMAAEVLYDARDDFDPINKRSAELLYNQVERFQSLLSDLLEISRFDAGVAVLDAEPEDLLQVIAHVIEGAAPVAAEYGSEIIYSAPGDAVIVEMDARRIDRILRNLILNAVEHGEGKPVTVTLAVNETAVGVAVRDHGIGMDPTQAARVFDRFWRADPARARTTGGSGLGLSIAMEDTKLHHGWLQAWGRKGDGANFRLTLPLRQDEVITESPLQLEPKDVTNPGAPGSVPLEQDHKNMLVLQAGAARPAPSQEPGETS, from the coding sequence GTGGCCTTCCGGGCAAGGATCTGGCAGCGGCGCGCCCTGATCGTGGCGCTGCGGGTGGCCAGGCTCGTCCGGACGGGAGTCCGTCGCTTCCTCCCCGGGCTGAGATATCTTGGGCGCGCCCTGCAGCGGCGTTGGCGCCGTTCACTGCAGTTCCGCACTGTCCTCACCACCTTGATGCTGGCCGTGGTTTCGTTCGCCGTGGTGGGTGCCTATCTGTCCAACCAGATCGCCAACAACCTGTTCCAGGAGCGGCTTACGCAGGCGGAGTCTGAGACGCGCTACAACGTCAAGCAGGTCCAGGAGACGTTCGACGGCGCCCAGGTCACCGACCAGTCCAGCGTCATCACCCTGGTCTACGACACCCTGAACGCGGTGGAGGGCCGGGGCTCTGTGATCCAGCGCCGCTATGTCTTTGAGGCGATGCCTGAGCAGACCAAGCCCCGGAACCGTTGGGTTGAGTCGCGGGCTTCGGACCAATTGACGGTCAGCGTGATACCCCCGGAGCTGCGCAAGGCCGTCCAGCAGTCGGGGAAGGACCAGTACTGGGCTTCCACCGTCATCCCCGTGGGAACCGAGGACCGGCCGGGGATTGCCGTGGGGAACAAGGTGACCTTTAACGGCACCGTTTACGAGCTTTACCTGATTTACGACCTGAACACAGCGCAGCAAACGCTCAACGAGATCCAAAGCGTCCTTTGGGCCGGCGGTGCGGTACTGGTCCTCCTGATCGGCGCCGTCGCCTGGTACGTCACCCGGAACGTGGTGAGCCCGGTCAGCCACGCCGCGATGGTGTCGGAGAAACTGGCAGCAGGGCAGCTGCAGGAGCGCATGGTGGTCAAGGGCGAGGACGAGGTGGCCCGTCTTGGCGCCTCCTTCAACCACATGGCCGCCAGCCTGCAGGAGCAGATCACCCAGCTGGCAACGCTCTCGCAGATGCAGCAGCGCTTTGTGTCCGATGTTTCGCACGAGCTGCGGACGCCGCTGACCACCGTGCGCATGGCGGCGGAAGTCCTGTACGACGCCCGTGATGATTTCGACCCCATCAACAAGCGGTCCGCCGAGCTGCTCTACAACCAGGTGGAGCGTTTCCAGTCCCTCCTCTCCGACCTCCTGGAAATCAGCCGCTTCGACGCCGGCGTGGCCGTGCTGGATGCTGAACCGGAAGACCTCCTCCAGGTCATTGCACACGTTATTGAAGGCGCTGCTCCGGTGGCTGCGGAATACGGGTCGGAGATCATCTACTCCGCTCCGGGGGACGCCGTGATTGTGGAAATGGACGCCCGGCGGATCGACAGGATTTTGCGCAACCTGATCCTGAACGCAGTAGAGCACGGTGAGGGCAAACCGGTGACCGTCACCCTGGCGGTGAACGAAACTGCCGTGGGCGTTGCGGTAAGGGACCACGGCATCGGAATGGACCCGACACAGGCTGCGCGGGTCTTCGACAGGTTCTGGCGCGCGGATCCTGCCAGGGCGCGCACCACAGGGGGAAGCGGGTTGGGATTGTCCATTGCCATGGAAGACACGAAGCTGCACCACGGCTGGCTGCAGGCCTGGGGGAGGAAAGGCGACGGCGCCAACTTCCGCCTGACACTTCCCTTGCGGCAGGACGAAGTCATCACCGAGTCGCCACTGCAGCTGGAACCAAAGGACGTCACCAATCCCGGTGCGCCGGGGAGCGTTCCCTTGGAACAGGACCACAAGAACATGCTGGTGCTGCAGGCGGGAGCGGCCCGGCCTGCTCCCTCGCAGGAACCCGGGGAGACATCATGA
- the mtrA gene encoding MtrAB system response regulator MtrA: MKARILVVDDDEALAEMIGIVLRNDGFEPVFCADGAQALDVFRSSRPDLVLLDLMLPGMDGIEVCRQIRAESDVPIVMLTAKSDTSDVVRGLESGADDYVPKPFKPAELVARVRARLRPGDQKAPETLRIADITIDVAGHTVSRGNERISLTPLEFDLLVALARKPWQVFTRELLLEQVWGYRHAADTRLVNVHVQRLRSKIEQDPEAPEVVLTVRGVGYKAGV; the protein is encoded by the coding sequence ATGAAGGCACGCATTCTGGTGGTAGATGATGACGAAGCGCTGGCCGAGATGATTGGAATTGTCCTCCGTAATGACGGCTTCGAGCCGGTCTTTTGCGCTGACGGCGCCCAGGCCCTGGACGTGTTCCGGTCCTCGCGGCCAGACCTGGTCCTGCTCGACCTCATGCTTCCCGGTATGGATGGCATTGAGGTCTGCCGCCAGATCCGTGCTGAGTCGGACGTGCCCATCGTCATGCTGACCGCCAAGTCCGATACCTCCGACGTCGTCCGCGGCCTGGAATCCGGTGCTGATGACTACGTGCCGAAGCCCTTCAAGCCTGCCGAGCTGGTGGCGCGCGTGCGTGCACGCCTTCGCCCCGGGGACCAGAAGGCCCCCGAAACGCTTCGCATCGCGGACATCACCATCGACGTTGCCGGGCACACCGTCAGCCGGGGCAATGAGCGGATCTCCCTGACGCCGCTGGAGTTCGACCTCCTGGTGGCACTGGCCCGCAAGCCCTGGCAGGTCTTCACCCGCGAACTGCTGCTGGAGCAGGTCTGGGGCTACCGCCACGCCGCCGACACCCGCCTGGTCAACGTCCATGTCCAGCGCCTGCGGTCCAAGATCGAGCAGGATCCGGAAGCTCCGGAAGTCGTATTGACGGTGCGTGGTGTCGGCTACAAAGCAGGGGTCTGA
- a CDS encoding DUF7847 domain-containing protein: protein MSPQESGPGEPMQEPAGAGQDDGGPAAPSGHPPVPSAWEQPWAPPAGRQPIPGQESPAAQQPPKWEQPGQQLNVDVPYPGNPYPGASPYGGQAAGGPHYGPAPSGGQSYKSQGYSGQPHRGSPYDGPRYDGSPYPGGSYGAWPSQQPRYTAPPKPGIIPLRPLMFGEILDGSFQAIRRNAKAMLGAGLLAQSLSAILAAVLTGFVATSSGSVEAWAETASNADIASVGIGLMATFVLLSILSVFMSVVLQGAMVVPVARSVLNRPTGFRRMLSLVRSRIGALVRLAAVLVAAAIATMVVFVVVIVLLFSNVRGAGALLVIPLMMGFVAVFLWVAIKLMVAPAAVVIEELGAFAGLRRSWELTRANWWRILGITLVVGILVAVITQVVLIPASLLPSVLSGVVSPHGGGGQDASLSVAIGIITAVVGALVGAVGYAFQTSVMALLYMDLRMRKDGLDIVLLRELETGADPGGIPGRNAQGGSTPYPGYGAAPGAWPYGR, encoded by the coding sequence GTGTCACCACAGGAGTCAGGGCCCGGGGAGCCGATGCAGGAGCCGGCAGGCGCGGGACAGGACGACGGCGGGCCGGCGGCTCCAAGCGGCCATCCGCCGGTGCCATCCGCCTGGGAGCAGCCGTGGGCACCGCCCGCAGGCCGGCAGCCAATTCCGGGGCAGGAATCACCGGCCGCGCAGCAACCGCCCAAGTGGGAGCAGCCCGGACAGCAACTAAACGTGGATGTTCCCTACCCCGGGAACCCGTACCCCGGCGCCTCCCCCTACGGCGGGCAGGCAGCTGGCGGCCCCCATTACGGTCCCGCGCCATCCGGTGGGCAGTCCTATAAAAGCCAGGGATACAGCGGCCAGCCCCACAGGGGATCCCCCTATGACGGGCCGCGCTACGACGGCTCCCCATATCCCGGCGGTTCCTACGGGGCCTGGCCCTCCCAACAGCCCCGGTATACCGCTCCGCCCAAGCCAGGGATCATTCCCTTGCGGCCACTGATGTTCGGCGAAATCCTGGACGGTTCGTTCCAGGCCATCAGGCGCAATGCCAAGGCGATGCTCGGCGCCGGCCTCCTGGCGCAGTCCCTGTCGGCAATCCTCGCGGCGGTGCTGACAGGATTCGTTGCGACGTCATCCGGGTCCGTGGAAGCCTGGGCGGAGACCGCGAGCAACGCCGACATCGCGTCCGTGGGGATCGGGCTGATGGCTACCTTTGTCCTGCTGTCCATCCTGTCCGTGTTCATGTCCGTTGTCCTCCAGGGCGCCATGGTGGTGCCCGTGGCCCGGTCCGTGCTGAACCGGCCCACCGGCTTCCGCCGCATGTTGTCGCTGGTGCGGTCACGGATCGGGGCGCTGGTCAGGCTGGCGGCGGTGCTGGTGGCAGCGGCTATAGCCACGATGGTGGTTTTCGTCGTCGTCATCGTGCTCCTGTTCTCCAATGTCCGTGGAGCGGGCGCACTGCTGGTCATCCCGCTGATGATGGGCTTCGTCGCAGTGTTCCTCTGGGTGGCGATAAAGCTCATGGTGGCGCCTGCCGCCGTCGTCATCGAAGAACTCGGCGCTTTTGCCGGGCTTCGCCGCTCGTGGGAACTGACCCGGGCAAACTGGTGGCGGATCCTTGGCATCACCCTGGTGGTGGGCATCCTGGTCGCCGTCATCACGCAGGTGGTCCTGATCCCTGCAAGCCTCCTGCCCTCGGTGCTGTCGGGGGTCGTCTCGCCACACGGCGGCGGCGGACAGGACGCCTCGCTGTCCGTTGCCATCGGCATCATTACTGCGGTGGTGGGTGCCCTGGTGGGTGCGGTGGGCTACGCCTTCCAGACGTCTGTCATGGCATTGCTCTACATGGACCTGCGGATGCGCAAGGACGGGCTGGACATCGTGCTGCTTCGCGAACTGGAAACCGGCGCGGATCCTGGCGGCATCCCGGGGCGGAATGCCCAGGGCGGAAGCACCCCGTACCCCGGATACGGAGCGGCGCCGGGAGCATGGCCGTATGGCCGCTGA
- a CDS encoding DUF4129 domain-containing protein, with protein MAAEPPVLPDAGEARRWAAEELAKQEYRDAAPSWLDSLWRNFLEWLQSLDGSPGEAAPVPSPVIALVIAAVIAAAVILARPRLNARVRQANDVFERETAMAAADYRKRAEAAAAGGQWGDAVVDRFRAVVRSAEDRTILDPQPGRTADEAARALSVPFSSESMRLARAAATFDGIRYGNRAAGSRDYQEMVELDTILDAMKPAPTGAGVALP; from the coding sequence ATGGCCGCTGAACCACCCGTGCTTCCCGACGCCGGGGAGGCACGGCGCTGGGCAGCGGAGGAACTGGCCAAACAGGAGTACCGGGACGCCGCCCCGTCCTGGCTGGACAGCCTGTGGCGGAACTTCCTGGAGTGGCTGCAGTCCCTCGATGGTTCGCCCGGGGAGGCTGCGCCGGTGCCCAGCCCGGTCATCGCCCTGGTCATTGCCGCCGTCATCGCGGCTGCCGTCATCCTGGCCCGCCCCCGGCTGAACGCGCGGGTCCGGCAGGCCAACGACGTCTTCGAAAGGGAAACCGCCATGGCCGCCGCGGACTACCGGAAGCGCGCGGAAGCGGCGGCCGCGGGCGGACAGTGGGGGGACGCCGTCGTCGACCGTTTCCGTGCCGTGGTCCGCAGCGCCGAAGACCGGACCATCCTTGATCCCCAGCCAGGCAGGACCGCTGACGAAGCAGCCCGGGCCTTGTCCGTTCCCTTCAGCAGCGAATCCATGCGCCTGGCCCGGGCAGCGGCCACTTTCGACGGGATCCGCTATGGAAACAGGGCGGCGGGCAGCCGCGACTACCAGGAGATGGTGGAGCTTGACACCATCCTGGACGCCATGAAGCCTGCCCCCACCGGCGCCGGGGTGGCCCTGCCATGA
- a CDS encoding DUF4350 domain-containing protein: MTGLPTAGEKRRDTDEATGSTPGARTMQGWLRRHRGVSAAGVVVAAALALVVGTQLAPKGDAVPLSVHNPAPNGAKALGKILGRHGVSVHSPDRFDAALEDLRAGSSPTLLLYDRNGILDAQQLTRLKAEAERVVVVSPRLETLTALDSGIRQAGVVPDAFQVLDPGCSHPDAQAAGQVTGQGAFVYDGGMSCFRAAGTAGMLAVSRDGRLAVLGSTAVLGNERLDELGNAALAIRMLGSSPDLVWYLPSIADAAVSGTGETLDDLAPDWARFLGPWLLLVAATAVVWRGRRHGPLVFEPLPVVVKAVETAEGRARLYQDSRAIDQARDNLRAGLLVRLSGKLRMGPAATAEETISAAARLLDRDAGEIRAVVNERPTSEARLVAWSQALDKLEKEVKIR, from the coding sequence ATGACCGGGCTTCCCACCGCCGGCGAAAAGCGCCGGGATACTGATGAGGCCACCGGGTCCACGCCTGGTGCCCGGACAATGCAGGGTTGGCTGCGGCGGCACCGTGGCGTGAGCGCAGCGGGAGTGGTGGTGGCCGCGGCGCTGGCCCTGGTCGTGGGCACGCAACTCGCTCCCAAGGGTGACGCCGTTCCCCTCTCGGTCCACAATCCCGCGCCAAATGGAGCCAAGGCGCTGGGCAAGATCCTTGGCAGGCACGGGGTTTCCGTCCACAGCCCGGACCGGTTCGACGCAGCGCTTGAGGACCTGCGCGCCGGCTCCTCCCCCACGCTCCTGCTCTACGACCGGAACGGCATCCTGGATGCGCAGCAGTTGACCCGCCTGAAAGCGGAGGCGGAGCGCGTGGTGGTGGTTTCCCCCCGCCTGGAGACCCTGACCGCGCTTGACAGCGGCATCCGCCAGGCAGGCGTTGTCCCCGATGCCTTCCAGGTCCTTGACCCCGGCTGTTCCCACCCTGATGCACAGGCTGCAGGGCAAGTCACCGGGCAAGGAGCATTTGTCTACGACGGCGGCATGTCCTGCTTCCGGGCAGCAGGAACCGCCGGGATGCTTGCCGTCAGCCGCGACGGCCGTCTGGCCGTGCTGGGCAGCACGGCAGTCCTGGGCAACGAAAGGCTGGACGAACTGGGAAACGCGGCGCTGGCAATAAGGATGCTCGGCTCCTCGCCGGACCTGGTCTGGTACCTGCCCTCGATTGCGGATGCAGCAGTCAGCGGAACCGGTGAAACGCTCGATGACCTTGCGCCGGACTGGGCCCGCTTCCTGGGCCCCTGGCTGCTCCTGGTCGCGGCAACGGCCGTCGTGTGGCGGGGCCGCCGCCATGGCCCCCTGGTATTCGAGCCGTTGCCGGTGGTGGTCAAGGCCGTTGAGACGGCGGAGGGACGCGCCCGGCTTTACCAGGACTCCCGCGCGATTGACCAGGCCCGCGACAATCTCCGGGCCGGGCTGCTGGTGCGGCTTTCCGGGAAGCTGCGGATGGGCCCGGCCGCCACCGCTGAGGAGACGATCTCCGCGGCGGCCCGGCTCCTGGATCGGGATGCCGGCGAAATCCGTGCAGTCGTCAACGAACGCCCCACCAGCGAGGCCCGGCTGGTTGCCTGGTCGCAGGCCCTGGACAAACTCGAGAAAGAGGTCAAGATCCGATGA
- a CDS encoding AAA family ATPase, producing MSEQSSSQQVLNPMDDDGARRALLAVRREVAKAVVGQDATVTGLLIALLSQGHVLLEGVPGVAKTLLVRALSSALTLDTKRVQFTPDLMPGDVTGSLVYDSHTSEFSFREGPVFTNLLLADEINRTPPKTQASLLEAMEERQVSVDGVSRRLPAPFLVAATQNPVEYEGTYPLPEAQLDRFLLKLTMPLPGRGEEIEVIRRHAAGFDPRDLAAAGVRAVAGAEDLERAREAVARVAVEPEIIGYIVDLVRATRSAPSFQLGVSPRGATALLNTSRAWAWLSGRPFVTPDDVKALALPCLRHRVALQPEAQMDGVRVDDVLGSILASVPVPR from the coding sequence ATGAGTGAACAGAGCAGTAGCCAGCAGGTCCTTAACCCGATGGACGACGACGGCGCACGGCGGGCGCTGCTTGCCGTCCGCCGGGAGGTGGCCAAGGCGGTGGTGGGACAGGACGCCACCGTCACCGGCCTCCTGATTGCCCTGCTTTCCCAGGGCCATGTGCTGCTGGAGGGCGTCCCCGGTGTTGCAAAGACCCTGCTGGTCCGGGCACTGTCCTCAGCACTGACCCTGGACACCAAGCGCGTGCAGTTCACCCCCGATCTCATGCCGGGCGATGTCACCGGCTCGCTGGTCTACGACTCGCACACCTCCGAATTCAGTTTCCGGGAGGGACCGGTCTTCACCAACCTCCTGCTGGCGGATGAGATCAACCGGACCCCTCCGAAGACGCAGGCCTCGCTCCTGGAAGCCATGGAAGAGCGGCAGGTGTCTGTGGACGGCGTGTCCCGGCGGCTGCCGGCGCCGTTCCTGGTGGCGGCCACCCAGAATCCCGTGGAGTACGAGGGGACCTATCCCCTGCCGGAGGCACAGCTGGACCGGTTCCTGCTCAAGCTCACCATGCCGCTGCCCGGACGCGGGGAGGAGATCGAGGTCATCCGCCGCCATGCGGCGGGGTTCGACCCACGGGATTTGGCAGCAGCCGGCGTCCGGGCGGTGGCCGGCGCGGAGGACCTGGAACGGGCACGGGAGGCAGTGGCCCGGGTAGCGGTGGAACCGGAGATTATCGGCTACATCGTTGATCTGGTGCGCGCCACCCGTTCAGCTCCGTCATTCCAGCTTGGCGTCTCACCCCGCGGGGCCACAGCCCTGCTCAACACCTCAAGGGCGTGGGCCTGGCTCTCCGGCCGGCCTTTCGTCACCCCGGACGATGTCAAGGCGCTGGCCCTGCCCTGCCTGCGGCACCGGGTGGCGCTGCAGCCCGAAGCGCAGATGGACGGGGTCAGGGTGGACGACGTCCTGGGCAGCATCCTCGCTTCCGTCCCCGTTCCGCGCTGA